A single region of the Yersinia entomophaga genome encodes:
- a CDS encoding DUF883 family protein, protein MAQDKNAENLRAELKSLADTLEEVLHSSSDKPKAELDKLRSKAESALKDTRERLSETGDKIAAQTKEIADKADNYVHDNPWTGVGIGAAVGVVLGVLLSRR, encoded by the coding sequence ATGGCACAAGATAAAAACGCTGAAAATTTGCGCGCCGAACTCAAATCACTGGCAGATACATTGGAAGAAGTTTTGCATTCCTCCTCTGATAAGCCAAAAGCTGAGTTAGATAAATTACGATCCAAAGCTGAGAGTGCCCTAAAGGACACTCGTGAGCGCCTGAGCGAAACCGGCGACAAAATTGCGGCTCAGACCAAAGAAATCGCCGACAAGGCTGATAACTACGTTCATGACAACCCTTGGACAGGTGTTGGTATCGGTGCCGCAGTTGGCGTGGTATTGGGCGTTCTGTTGTCTCGTCGCTAA
- a CDS encoding phage holin family protein, with protein MAEQPRTQGPGKGVLDTIHRIATIVVGMVETRVRLAVIELEEEKATLIQLLIMAGITLLLTAFGLMSLLVLMMWAVDPVYRFMALAITTGVLLGLALIGVIWTLVKARRSTFLGSTRQQLEIDRELLEKDQ; from the coding sequence ATGGCAGAGCAACCTCGCACACAGGGCCCCGGTAAAGGGGTCCTTGATACCATCCATCGCATCGCCACTATCGTGGTTGGCATGGTTGAAACCCGCGTTCGACTGGCGGTAATTGAGCTGGAAGAGGAAAAGGCAACGCTGATTCAGTTGCTGATAATGGCCGGAATCACTCTGCTATTAACCGCTTTTGGTTTAATGAGCCTGCTGGTGTTAATGATGTGGGCCGTTGATCCCGTCTACCGCTTTATGGCTTTGGCTATCACCACCGGCGTGCTGTTGGGGCTAGCGTTGATAGGTGTTATCTGGACGCTGGTTAAAGCTCGTCGTTCCACGTTTTTGGGTTCTACCCGTCAACAATTGGAAATCGATCGGGAATTATTGGAGAAAGACCAGTGA
- a CDS encoding YqjK-like family protein — protein sequence MSRQLRLEKEKLLRQIEQQRLDLANSAAHWIEVTAPYDRGWLKILEMRKFLVLGSSLIAVYGVRHPSRMIRWSRRALSAWGTFRLFRRTFSSR from the coding sequence GTGAGCCGCCAGTTACGGTTAGAGAAGGAAAAGTTGCTGCGTCAGATTGAACAGCAACGCCTGGATCTGGCTAACAGCGCGGCACACTGGATTGAAGTGACCGCGCCTTATGATCGCGGCTGGCTCAAAATTCTTGAAATGCGTAAGTTTCTGGTTCTGGGTTCCAGTCTGATCGCAGTTTATGGCGTTCGCCATCCCAGCCGAATGATTCGCTGGTCCCGCAGGGCGTTAAGCGCGTGGGGTACCTTCCGACTTTTCCGTCGCACATTTTCTTCCCGCTAA
- a CDS encoding DoxX family protein has translation MNKLQDTGLLVARILMPILFIVAGYGKMGDAYAGTQQYMQMMGVPGFFLPLTILLEFGGGLAILFGFLTRTTALFTAGFTLLTALIFHTNFAEGVNQLMFMKNLTIAGGFLVLAVAGPGAFSIDRLLGKKW, from the coding sequence ATGAATAAATTACAAGATACCGGTCTGTTGGTTGCACGTATTCTGATGCCAATTCTGTTTATTGTTGCCGGTTACGGAAAAATGGGCGATGCCTATGCTGGAACTCAGCAATATATGCAGATGATGGGCGTTCCCGGCTTCTTCTTGCCATTGACTATCTTGCTGGAATTTGGCGGCGGTCTAGCGATTCTGTTTGGTTTCCTGACCCGTACTACCGCTCTGTTTACCGCGGGCTTCACGTTGTTAACCGCGCTGATTTTCCACACAAACTTTGCGGAAGGCGTAAACCAGCTGATGTTCATGAAAAACCTGACCATCGCCGGTGGCTTCCTGGTGCTGGCCGTTGCAGGTCCTGGCGCATTCAGTATTGACCGTCTGCTGGGCAAAAAGTGGTAA
- a CDS encoding glutathione S-transferase family protein: MGQLVDGVWQDIWYDTKSTGGHFKRSTSQFRHWITPDGQPGPHGRGGFNAEKDRYHLYVSLACPWAHRALLMRSLKGLESLIPVSVVHPLMLDKGWTFSTDVPDTTGDSLYQSDYLYQLYLRAEPTYSGRVTVPILWDKQQQTIVSNESADIMRIFNSAFDGVGAAKGDYYPEALREEIEEINGWVYDAVNNGVYKAGFATSQNAYDEAVNTLFVALDKLELILDQQRYLTGNQLTEADLRLWTTLVRFDPVYVTHFKCDKRRISDYPNLFGFLRDIYQMPGIAGTVSLPHIRNHYYRSHATINPYGIISVGPEQDLLSAHGRDVRFGSE, translated from the coding sequence ATGGGACAACTAGTTGACGGCGTTTGGCAAGACATCTGGTACGACACTAAGTCAACCGGCGGCCATTTCAAACGTAGCACCTCACAATTCCGTCATTGGATAACCCCTGATGGCCAGCCCGGCCCTCACGGCCGCGGCGGCTTTAATGCGGAAAAAGATCGTTATCATTTATACGTTTCCCTTGCCTGCCCTTGGGCGCATCGCGCTTTATTAATGCGCAGCCTTAAAGGGTTAGAATCCCTTATTCCGGTTTCAGTCGTACATCCATTAATGTTGGATAAAGGTTGGACCTTTAGCACCGACGTCCCTGATACCACCGGAGATTCCCTTTACCAATCGGATTACCTCTACCAGTTGTATTTACGTGCAGAACCCACTTATAGCGGACGAGTGACCGTCCCCATACTTTGGGATAAGCAGCAGCAAACCATCGTTAGCAACGAATCCGCCGATATCATGCGTATTTTTAATAGTGCATTTGATGGTGTAGGTGCCGCCAAGGGGGATTATTATCCCGAAGCGCTGCGTGAGGAAATCGAAGAAATTAACGGTTGGGTCTACGATGCGGTAAATAATGGTGTATACAAAGCCGGTTTTGCCACCAGCCAGAACGCCTACGATGAAGCGGTAAATACGTTGTTTGTGGCGTTGGATAAATTGGAATTAATTCTGGACCAGCAGCGTTATTTAACTGGCAATCAACTGACTGAAGCTGATTTACGTTTGTGGACCACTTTAGTTCGTTTTGATCCTGTCTATGTCACCCACTTTAAATGTGATAAACGCCGAATTAGTGATTATCCGAACTTATTCGGTTTCCTACGAGATATTTACCAGATGCCAGGCATTGCTGGCACCGTTAGCTTGCCACATATTCGCAATCATTATTATCGTAGTCATGCCACGATTAATCCCTACGGTATTATTTCCGTCGGGCCAGAACAGGATTTATTGTCGGCCCACGGGCGAGATGTTCGTTTTGGTTCAGAGTAA
- a CDS encoding LysR family transcriptional regulator, whose product MAKDRALTLEALRVMDAIDRRGSFAAAADELGRVPSALSYTMQKLEEELDVVLFDRSGHRTKFTNVGRMLLDRGRVLLEAADKLTTDAEALARGWETHITIVSEALSPAWKLFPLIDKLSLKANTQVSILTEVLAGAWERLEQGRADIVIAPDMHFRASSEINSRKLYKVTSVYVASPDHPIHQEPEPLSEVTRVKYRGIAVADTARERPVITVQLLDKQQRLTVSTIEDKRRALLAGLGVATMPYEMVEKDIEAGRLRVVGPEYSREVDIIMAWRRDSMGEAKSWCLREIPKLLGRG is encoded by the coding sequence ATGGCCAAAGATCGGGCGTTAACGCTAGAAGCGCTGCGGGTAATGGATGCGATTGATCGTCGAGGCAGCTTTGCCGCTGCCGCTGATGAACTGGGTCGAGTGCCTTCGGCCCTCAGCTACACCATGCAGAAGCTTGAAGAAGAGCTGGATGTGGTGCTATTTGACCGCTCCGGGCATCGCACTAAATTCACAAATGTTGGTCGGATGCTACTGGATCGCGGCCGGGTGTTATTGGAAGCTGCCGATAAACTGACTACCGATGCTGAAGCGCTGGCGCGGGGTTGGGAAACACACATCACAATTGTGAGTGAGGCGTTGTCGCCCGCCTGGAAACTGTTCCCGCTTATCGACAAACTGTCGCTCAAGGCCAATACGCAGGTTTCAATTTTGACTGAGGTTCTGGCCGGAGCCTGGGAGCGATTGGAGCAGGGGCGTGCTGATATTGTTATCGCACCAGATATGCATTTCCGCGCTTCTTCAGAAATCAATTCACGAAAATTATATAAAGTAACCAGCGTCTACGTGGCCAGCCCAGATCATCCAATCCATCAGGAACCGGAGCCGCTCTCGGAAGTGACTCGGGTTAAATATCGAGGTATTGCCGTGGCAGATACCGCTCGCGAGCGCCCGGTCATTACCGTTCAGTTATTGGATAAACAGCAGCGTTTAACGGTCAGTACTATTGAAGATAAACGACGCGCGTTGCTGGCCGGATTAGGCGTGGCGACCATGCCTTATGAAATGGTCGAAAAAGATATCGAAGCGGGTCGCTTACGGGTTGTTGGGCCGGAGTACAGCCGAGAAGTGGATATTATTATGGCCTGGCGGCGAGACAGTATGGGCGAGGCTAAGTCCTGGTGCCTGCGGGAAATTCCTAAATTACTGGGGCGCGGTTAG
- a CDS encoding pirin family protein, with protein sequence MITCRTAKQCGQADFGWLQARYTFSFGHYFDPKLLGYASLRVLNQEVLAPGAAFQPRTYPQVDILNLILQGEAEYRDSLGNHVQGKEGDVILFSPQSEVSYSEHNLSGCKPLTRIQLWLNACPEQDTDSSQRLALGNESYRLLASPDGDQGSLKLRQQMWIHHLDMAAGDEHSIQLHGQRAYLQSIHGTVEVEGSQTSDLQRLTCGDGAFVQEEQQLTIKAKTPLRALLIDLPV encoded by the coding sequence ATGATCACATGCAGAACGGCAAAACAGTGCGGGCAAGCTGACTTTGGTTGGTTACAGGCCCGCTATACCTTTTCTTTCGGTCATTATTTCGATCCCAAACTGCTGGGCTACGCTTCATTGCGAGTGCTCAATCAGGAAGTTCTCGCACCCGGCGCAGCGTTTCAGCCACGAACTTATCCTCAGGTAGATATTCTCAACCTGATCTTACAGGGTGAAGCGGAGTACAGAGACAGTTTGGGTAATCATGTACAGGGAAAAGAAGGCGATGTTATTTTATTTTCGCCGCAGTCTGAGGTGAGTTACAGCGAGCATAATTTGAGTGGCTGTAAGCCATTAACCCGGATTCAGCTGTGGCTGAATGCCTGCCCTGAGCAGGATACTGATTCGAGTCAGCGTCTAGCGCTAGGCAATGAATCATATCGTTTACTGGCTTCGCCTGATGGCGATCAGGGGAGTCTGAAGCTGCGTCAGCAGATGTGGATTCACCATTTGGATATGGCGGCGGGAGATGAACATAGCATTCAGCTTCACGGTCAACGGGCGTATTTACAGTCAATTCACGGCACCGTAGAAGTGGAAGGTTCGCAGACCAGCGATCTTCAGCGTCTGACCTGCGGCGACGGCGCCTTTGTTCAGGAAGAGCAGCAGCTCACCATTAAAGCCAAAACGCCGCTACGCGCGCTGTTAATCGACCTGCCGGTATAG
- the rsmI gene encoding 16S rRNA (cytidine(1402)-2'-O)-methyltransferase has translation MNQHDRAVISASTLYVVPTPIGNLGDITHRALEVLKSVDLIAAEDTRHTGLLLQHFAINARLFALHDHNEQQKADQLLAKLQEGQSIALVSDAGTPLINDPGYHLVRRCREAGIRVVPLPGACAAIAALSAAGIASDRFCYEGFLPAKTKGRKDTLQALIEEPRTLIFYESTHRLLESLQDMVTVLGPQRYVVLARELTKTWESIHGAPVGELLAWVQEDDMRRRGEMVLIVEGHKALADDALPAEVLRTLALLQKELPLKKAAALAAEIHGVKKNALYRYALNQQSDAEETEEDAAQ, from the coding sequence ATGAATCAACACGATCGAGCAGTGATTTCTGCATCTACGCTTTACGTGGTACCCACCCCCATCGGTAACTTAGGGGACATCACCCACCGGGCGTTAGAGGTACTGAAAAGCGTTGATTTGATTGCGGCAGAAGATACGCGCCACACGGGTTTGCTGTTGCAACACTTTGCTATCAACGCGCGCCTGTTTGCGCTTCATGACCATAACGAACAACAAAAAGCTGACCAACTGCTGGCGAAGCTACAGGAAGGCCAAAGTATAGCTCTGGTTTCCGATGCGGGAACACCATTAATCAACGATCCCGGCTACCATTTGGTGCGCCGCTGTCGTGAAGCGGGTATTCGGGTCGTACCTTTGCCCGGAGCTTGCGCTGCTATAGCTGCGTTGTCAGCTGCGGGGATTGCTTCAGATCGTTTTTGCTACGAAGGCTTTTTGCCAGCAAAAACCAAAGGCCGTAAGGATACCTTGCAGGCGCTGATTGAGGAACCACGAACGCTTATTTTCTATGAATCGACCCATCGTCTCTTGGAAAGTTTGCAGGACATGGTGACGGTGCTCGGCCCACAACGCTACGTGGTTTTGGCGCGAGAGTTGACCAAAACCTGGGAGTCAATCCACGGTGCGCCAGTGGGCGAATTGCTGGCTTGGGTGCAGGAAGATGACATGCGCCGCCGGGGTGAAATGGTGCTGATTGTCGAAGGACACAAAGCGCTGGCTGACGATGCATTGCCGGCTGAGGTACTGCGCACTCTGGCATTACTGCAAAAAGAGCTTCCACTAAAGAAAGCTGCGGCGCTGGCGGCAGAAATCCACGGCGTGAAGAAAAATGCCTTATATCGCTATGCGCTCAACCAGCAGAGCGATGCGGAAGAGACAGAAGAAGACGCAGCGCAGTAA